The Brachyhypopomus gauderio isolate BG-103 chromosome 1, BGAUD_0.2, whole genome shotgun sequence genome includes a window with the following:
- the tma16 gene encoding translation machinery-associated protein 16 translates to MPKAAKGKGAVEKKVVHPYSRKAKYLARAAIKQERREKLKSEKAQHLNLIREKLLWFQSQLDSEKLEYSKQDACEIIERYLRRFDGELEQIELANSIKGRQGRLHGSREAIVRQTIERERDQYEGAGFEIPDIINSKHLKTFREWNGDLKKLPNLKMRKVSSKRLKGRNTAAQEPHGEDEECTSGEEDDASLDSGGELEDNLAE, encoded by the exons ATG CCAAAAGCGGCGAAAGGGAAGGGAGCGGTGGAGAAAAAGGTTGTACATCCATACAGCAGAAAAGCAAAGTACCTAGCCAGAGCAGCTATCAAACAAGAAAGAAGAGAAAA GTTAAAAAGTGAAAAGGCCCAGCATTTAAATCTAATCA GGGAAAAGCTGTTGTGGTTCCAAAGTCAGTTGGACTCTGAAAAATTAGAGTATTCTAAGCAAGATGCTTGTGAGATCATTGAGAG GTACCTGCGTCGCTTTGACGGTGAGCTGGAGCAGATCGAGCTGGCGAATAGCATCAAAGGCCGTCAGGGCCGCCTCCACGGCTCCAGGGAGGCCATCGTGAGGCAGACcatcgagagagagagggaccagTACGAAGGCGCTGGCTTTG AGATCCCGGATATAATCAACTCGAAACATCTGAAAACATTCAG GGAGTGGAATGGCGACCTCAAGAAACTGCCCAACCTCAAGATGCGGAAGGTTTCGTCAAAAAGGCTGAAGGGCAGAAACACGGCAGCTCAAGAGCCGCACGGCGAGGATGAGGAGTGCACGAGTGGTGAGGAAGACGATGCGTCTCTGGACTCTGGTGGAGAACTGGAAGACAACCTCGCAGAATGA
- the LOC143525166 gene encoding CD209 antigen-like protein D, with protein MSQNLVQTRGERVEMVVDIYESVDTVKGHDPNKETEEPKTMRNSQPHHAVSEGSRCSRLTAACLGLLCVLLLTVIIVLSVKFARLTASHVEWKCPNSSIYYISTEEKSWSESRQDCRDRGADLVIINSKQEQTFLEMFKGDKMTWIGLTDRDTEKVWKWVDDTVLTTEYWFAGEPNNYRGNEDCAAIGYKPGNSVSVGKWVDFHCDAKLFWICEKNIILN; from the exons ATGTCTCAGAATTTGGTGCAGACGAGGGGAGAGCGAGTGGAAATGGTGGTGGATATCTATGAGAGTGTGGACACTGTCAAAGGTCATGACCCCAACAAGGAAACGGAGGAGCCCAAGACCATGAGGAACTCACAACCTCATCATGCAG TAAGTGAAGGGAGCAGATGTTCCAGACTGACTGCAGCGTGTctggggctgctgtgtgttctcctgctgaCTGTCATCATAGTGCTGTCGGTGAAGTTCGCCAGGCTGACAG CCAGCCATGTCGAATGGAAGTGCCCCAACTCCAGtatttactacatctctacTGAAGAGAAGAGCTGgagtgagagcagacaggactgcagagacagaggagcagacctggtgatcataaacagcaaacaggaacag ACCTTTCTTGAGATGTTCAAAGGGGATAAGATGACGTGGATCGGCCTgactgacagagacacagagaaagtcTGGAAATGGGTGGATGACACAGTACTGACCACTGA GTACTGGTTTGCAGGAGAACCCAATAACTACAGAGGAAATGAAGATTGTGCTGCTATTGGCTATAAACCTGGGAATTCTGTCAGTGTAGGAAAATGGGTTGATTTCCACTGTGATGCAAAATTATTTTGGATATGCGAGAAGaatattattttaaattga
- the LOC143525159 gene encoding CD209 antigen-like protein C — MEMRDKIYQNSQAFADKKSYSEGADNTYDDIYVNEDDGEPIEARSTKEPDKTGSRCSRLTAVCLGLLCVLLLTVIIVMWVKFSAERVQFQTSNYNLTLERDQLLTERAGILDKLDEAKKTKWRYFSSSIYYVSTGMKNWSESRQDCRERGADLVIINSREEQEFIIQKLGNSRAWIGLTDVETEGVWKWVDGTALTTGFWCEGEPNNEVDEHCAEILDLPNKSGWNDRECFWTEQWICEKSFFCE; from the exons ATGGAGATGAGAGACAAAATATATCAGAATTCACAAGCTTTTGCAGACAAGAAATCATATTCAGAAGGCGCGGACAACACGTATGACGACATTTACGTTAACGAAGACGACGGGGAACCTATTGAGGCCAGAAGCACCAAGGAACCTGACAAAACAG GGAGCAGATGTTCCAGActgactgcagtgtgtctggggctgctgtgtgttctcctgctgaCTGTCATCATAGTGATGTGGGTCAAGTTCTCTGCAGAGAGAGTGCAGTTTCAGACCAGTAACTATAACCTGACGttagagagagaccagttacTAACAGAGAGAGCTGGTATCCTAGATAAGCTTG ATGAGGCCAAAAAAACCAAATGGAGATACTTCAGCTCCAGTATCTACTACGTGTCTACTGGGATGAAGAACTGgagtgagagcagacaggactgcagagagagaggtgcagacctggtgatcataaacagcagagaggaacag GAGTTCATCATTCAGAAACTGGGGAACAGTCGAGCTTGGATTGGACTGACTGATGTAGAGACAGAAGGAGTCTGGAAATGGGTGGATggcacagcactgaccactgg GTTCTGGTGTGAGGGAGAACCAAATAATGAAGTTGATGAGCACTGTGCTGAGATTTTGGATTTGCCAAACAAAAGTGGCTGGAATGACAGAGAGTGCTTTTGGACAGAACAATGGATCTGTGAGAAAAGTTTTTTTTGTGAATAA